Proteins from one Nitrosopumilus sp. genomic window:
- a CDS encoding NUDIX domain-containing protein, with the protein MIEETSAGIVLFRKEKSKKLFLLLHYPSGHWDFIKGKMEKGESMHQTAIREAEEETGITNITFLENFEEWIEYNFQYQGELIHKKVVFFLAETKTKDVTISHEHLDYTWMDFTSAMKKTTFDNAKTVLTRAQMLLRNTL; encoded by the coding sequence ATGATTGAAGAGACATCTGCTGGAATTGTATTATTCAGAAAAGAAAAATCAAAAAAATTATTTTTACTTTTACATTATCCATCAGGTCATTGGGATTTCATAAAAGGAAAAATGGAAAAAGGTGAATCTATGCATCAAACCGCAATAAGAGAGGCTGAAGAAGAAACAGGAATTACAAATATAACATTTTTAGAGAATTTTGAAGAATGGATTGAATACAATTTTCAATATCAAGGGGAATTAATTCATAAAAAAGTGGTATTCTTCTTGGCCGAAACAAAAACTAAAGATGTGACAATTTCACATGAACATTTAGATTACACGTGGATGGATTTCACATCAGCTATGAAGAAAACGACATTTGATAATGCAAAAACAGTATTAACAAGAGCCCAAATGTTACTTAGAAATACTCTGTAG